In the genome of Perca flavescens isolate YP-PL-M2 chromosome 21, PFLA_1.0, whole genome shotgun sequence, the window TTCTGTGCACTAATtccttcatttttttaatacatacatttattttagattttttcaaCAATCATTTCATTTCTGGATGAAGGTGATTTTGTATAGAGATGGtcagataccattttttgcttcccgataccgattccgatacctgaacttgcgtattggccgataccgagtaccgatccgataccagcgtgtcatatattttattatgttttaacagctgtatactactatccctgtatggatgtgatatgatttctatctttgttgtctgtctggctcaggttaaaatctttgtgaaacataGAAAtaccacagaactttcttttatagttataacggaaaaagaacagaaataaactactttaacgtatgattttctttaggactttattatgcggtatcggatcggtgcataaactccagttcttcccgataccgataccagcgttttaggcggtatcggaccatctctaattttgTATAAGAAGCTCGTGACTTAAGGGTACAGCATTAGGAAGTTTTTGCCGAGCTGATCattaaaatgtctcaacaatGGTAACTCTCTGACTGAAAGCAGCAGTCCAGTAACCACTGGGTTCTCTGCATAGTGGGAATAGAGGCCATCCAATGTGAGAGGTTGACTGAGTGGTTCAGTAAAGGCACTTAGAGCCCTGGTTTAACTGTTAAtcatagagagagggagagcaaaGTAATGCATAGAGTTAAGGGCATAAGGATGGATGACATAAATGGTTAATgaacaaaaatgaataaaagataTAACCAGGAAGGTTAGACAACAATGATGTTGTGTTTCCCATCAACAGAGGTGCTCACAAGGATGTGAAAAAcatgcaataaaagaaaaaagcgacatTGAAATGACCCTAAGTTTGATTGACAGAAGAGGAAACGCCTGATAGGAGCGAGCTAAAATGTAGCCAGCGGTAAAATGGATAGAGAGATAATTGAAGGATGAAGAGGGGACATTTGTGCTGGACAAAGAAGATTTCTGTCAATGAATGGTGTCTggtttcgtgtgtgtgtgtgtatgtgtgtgtgtgtctgtgtttgtaggGGATATTGAACAGGACGGGAAGAAATTTGATATGTGATCATGGTTCTGCGGAGCTTTGCAgggctttcgccgtagcctacgtaagtggcctgatgtttatgcattggtgtgtgcgtcgagccggcatttgtgtgtgtggagagtgtgtggtatagagagggagaagtgagagtgacggcgattagcttcggaccGAGTAccgctttctgaccacggtgggaaatctgtagcaggaaaagttaaccctctctttGATTTCATGTACCATATCGGtattggctccgatactgccttaaacaatggtatcgggaagtactggagtttatgcaccgatccgataccacgtaataaagccctaaagaaaatctacttaaaagcagtttattttatgttctttttctgttataactTATAACTgttcaaactggataataaagaaagttctgtggcattcattgtttgtgtttgttcatgtttaacaaagattttaacctgagccagacagacaacaaagatagaaatcatatcacatccatacagggatagtagtatacaattgttaaaacataataaaatatatgacacactggtatcggatcggtacttggtatcggccgatacgcaagttcaggtatcggaatcggtatcgggaagcaaaaaatggtatcgggccatctctagtacCTACGTACGTATCCATAGGGTGGCTtttacgcagaagcataaatcacgctttaggCACTTTATTCACAGATATTAGCCCTATATATCAAAActgatgcagcagaaccagagatatcatcttttttattccacattcttcttccttgtctTCTTTCCTGGCGTACataacccacaatgcaactcaaccGCCAACAGTGCATTTGGACAACGTCTTTCCTGTTAGGCCTTAGAGTAATACGTCACCAACATCAGACACAAGACTTattttttgtgaaaaacaaatctgTGGCTTAACAGTTTAAGGATTAAGAATGATGGCCATCCAGCATAATATATTAATAGGATGTTCAGTATATTAGTGTTTCCATAAACTACTTATCACATCACACCCTTAGAATTCCTTCAGCTGAAAGCCCTACAGCCTCTCCGTGCATCCATTTAAATAAGCTctcattaaaaatgttttcacctCATTCAGCGGCTCTCCTGAGGTTTTTAGAGGCCTTGGAAGCCACAAGGTTTATTTCCTGTTTATGATGTGACTAACCGTAAAGAAGTGACAGGCAAGGATAGATTTCCACATCCGCGGTGAGGAGCCAACATCACTGCTTAGCGCTAATGGTTGGAGGAAAGTGGGCAGGACTGGATGGACATACTTGCTCTTACCCATGTTAATGGCTACCTGGGGAGGAGGGGAAATGACCAAGTGATGTGGGATGTAATGTGTGGGCGGTTGTGCTTGTTATATGTGTTTGCAGCATGTGAGACATTTATGGTTACACTGGTTATGGTGGATAGAGGCAAAACAAATGATAGGAGCTTGAAGATAGATGATCTGTCTTACTGTCATATTTGTATCCATATTTAAATCTGGGATACAATTTTCCAACTATATCTTCAAGCTGGAAATATCCCAAATCTACAGGGTATCAAAGAGTCTACAACATGTTTCTCCATCTGCTGCTACTGATGGTGGGGCAAACTTTGGCCTGGAGGAATTTATCTTTGCGCTATCTCCTTTTGTTTGAATAGCGGTCAAGTCtctttcagtttattttttggTTTTACAGGCCTCAACTTTACTTTTTTGGTTAATTCTCACAGCTCCTACAGTTTACGAAGATGCAGTGTCTCCCACGCCCTTTTCGAGTAACTCTACACCCACCTACGATGACTTCCCACCAGATGGCCTCCCACCAGAGGGCCCTAcagacaccaccaccaccactaatGGTGATTCCAAGGAGCCGATCTACCATCTGAATATCAAACTCATCCCCATCTACTGCTCCATCCTGGCAGCTGTTGTAGTCGGCTTCGTGGCTTTCATTATCTTCAAGAGGTGAGGACAGAAACAATATGATGTAAGTTAAAGCACACAGTAAAAAGAAATGATGACCTCTGCTAGATTATAATATTGTAGTTCGAAGTTGCCCCTTTTTTCCAGACAAACAAGCAAGACAAATCTCAGATTGTTTaactttatgttgttttttttaagaagtatcctaatgttaaaaaaagcagaaatttaaaaagtgtcataaaaaatgtttgagtaaaaaaaaaaaatgtatatgggcaacaaaaccaacaaaaaactaaaacaaagaaGTTTCATATTTAATGAGACCATCTGCTGCTTTCCTGGATGAGAGCACACTGTTGTCCTGTGGGTCACAATATGGTCTATTTACACTCTTCATATATATTTGAAACCCATGcagttcaccccaaaatcaaaaatacatacgTTTCCTCTTACCTGCAGTGCTATTTACAATCTAGATTGTTTGGGTGCAAGTTACCGAGTGTTAACGGCCAGATATTGGCCACAGAGATGCCTGCCTTCTCTTGAATATAATAATACTAGATGGCGCTCGGCTTGTGGTGGTCAAAGCATTTCTTTCCAGAAATCATGTTACtcaagataatccacagacctagTTGTAAGCAGTTTCATAAAGAAACTATTTCATTTTTACCATAGTTCCTACATGAAACAAACTGTTTCTTCAGTATTGTTGATTTCCTGCTTCCTTTTTCCTTGACTTATTGTCACTCAGGTGGAACAGCTGGAAGCAGAACAAGCAAGGAGCTAACAACTGCACAGCCAACCAGAACCAGACGCCGTCACCTGAGGGAGAGAAGCTGCACAGTGACAGTGGCATTTCTGTGGACAGCCAAAGTCTGCAGGAGCAGCAGGGCCAGACTGGGGCACATACAGGTAGCACACTGATGCCTGTACCTAAACAGAGGCCACTCCCTTAATAACAACAAAAGCAATAGGCCTCATTTATCAAACTATCAGACTTAAATTGGGCGTAAGCACCTTTCAGAACAGAAGTCAGTGTTATCTGGAGCTGAATTCCTCTGGTAATGAGATCTTCTCATCCACAAATAAATCTGATGggttactgtaaatgcacacagGACTGCACCCTGAAGGATCCCACCGCGTCAGTTGAAAGAATTTCCCCTCAGGAATGAAACGTTGCGTAGCTTCATCTGAAATACGACCTTTCAAATTTACTGTAGCAAATCTGCAAACACAGATTACAACCCTGACAGAGCTACATTGTCTTTTTTGGCAGAATGTGCTCCTGGCATGTTCCAGTCCTGCCCTGACAAACCAGTTTGAGAGAATTCAGGACTTTTAAAAGCACATGCTTGTCcaaattatggaaaaaaacaaagtggtgcATTTAGCAGAGCTCTCTCTAGGTATGAACAGTATCTTAAAGTGCTAATAGGTGGAATGTGTGGAGGCATTTTTGGTGCTAAACAATCATTGCCGTTGACTTCTGTTGACAGTCAGAGGCATATTTTCCTGTCATGATGTTTTAATCATCAAAACTGGTTGGCCAGAGAGGCTATTGCTGCTCATGCAATGCAGCTACCCAGTACTTTCTTTTTacactgttgttgctgcttcagGAAATGTATACTCCATCACTTCCTTTTTACAAATAATTAAAGCCAATTGAAAAGCTCATGAACAGGATGTAGGTAGAATCcatattgtgttattatattattcaGTCATAGAGAGCAATTTGTAGGGATTTCTCAGAATGTTCCTTTATGTGAACCAGTCATTCATAAAAAAATTCAGTTATGTTAAAAGATCTGAGGTTCTGTTAGAAGATGTATTCATATTTAGATTTAGTATTATTTTAATATCACACCAAGCTGTACATACCTAAATAATATAAATTCAAATAATGAAATGACAACTTGTTTTCCCTCTCTGCAGTTGTCACCATGGATGAAGAGCCTTGTTTGCTCCTTCCTCTCCACACCAGAGAGAAAGTGGAGAAGTTGCTGTTCAGGGGCAACAAAGGAGATGACTGCAACCACATGGAGGACAGTGACTGGTGCAACCTGGCGGGCCTTCTGGGATACGAGGAGGAGCGGATTGCTACCTTCCAACAGGAAGAGCATCCTGTCCGCGCGCTCCTGTCTGACTGGGCGAGCAAGGACTGTGCCAGCATCGACACGCTGTGCACGGCGCTGCGCAAAATTAACCGCGATGACATCGCCCAGAGTCTGGTGCTAAGCCCGAATGTTACGAAGCCTACCGCCACTTCTGTAGTGTGATTTGAACTTAACAGTAAGCAAACCACCTTAACCTTAATATTCTTCCATGGCCTCCCTCCACATAATTCATGCTAGAACCGCTTAAAAGTTATTCCCTCAAGAAGCCAGCAGTCAAATATCATGAGTCCAGAAGAATCGTGTTTAATCAAGGAATAAAATGCCAGAGATATAAAAACTGCATGAATATCATCATACTTAATAAAGCCAAAACTCTTCACTTAATCATCTGGATGTGCTTATAATCATTCATTCTCACGTTTTAAAATCCACACACTGTAAAGCCTATGTGGAAGAAAACCGTCTATAATCATTCCATTTTTGGCCTGGATATCCATTTGCCTTCCCACACTATTACCATCCTCTGACTTTATTAACCATAGAGCAGAAATGGGCTTTGAACTGAATTTATTGTGGATACCTAGCTCTTTCATTCCTACAACTTGATCCGCTGCATCTTTATTCCTAAACATTCATAGTTAGTTTGTCCCTAGCTTTTAGCATTCATACACCAGTGTTGTACCTTGTTACTTTACAAATCTATGCTACCAAAGAGGAGTAAACGTCTTGAGACCATACCTGACGAGCGACATTATTTACATGCCACGTTAGACTTTTTGCATTTAAGTTGTCAAACGGCTTGTGTCTGTCACTGCTACCCGATTGGGCCTGCGTACCACGGAGTATCTGGATCTTTGCAAATATGACAACCTGAGGAAGGATGCTTGGATGCTTTTCAAATGAACTTTGATCTCTttcagcaaaaacaaaagtccaGCTATGTGCTCTTATTTTAAATATGTGAGACATTGAGCTGCAGCACACATGGGATTGATCTCAACTAACTGGTTTCTGCAGACCCTTCCTTCTTCCGACAATTGCTATAAGAACTGCTGGCTGGACTTTGCCAACTAGGTGGTCTGAGGTCTGAGGTCATTGAACGAGGCAACATGAGACACTATTCTATGTGCTCAGGTCTATCTGCATAACACAGAAGCTCGCACACAGACTCCATCATACTGACCCAGAAAAAGGATGTGGAATTCAAAAGTAACAACTATGTACACAATACATACATAGGCACACACCATactcatactgtacatacatacacacatagaccaACAGTATATAACCATgcatgtaaaaacacacacacacacacacacacacacacacacacacaaaattccAGATCCTGCCATATACTTTATGAAAACACTTTCATGAGAGGACCATGTATTGTTTAATCTCATTATTAGTAGCCAATGTATGGTAATCGTATGTCTAAAATCAATTTAATTTACAATGTGTGCTATAGGTGAAATGCTACCTTAACAGTAAACAGCATGCAGAAACTAGCAACTCAAATtccaagaaaaaaacaaaacatacagaaTAATCAGAATGCCAAACAAAAGTCCAGGGTTTTCTATCTTTTTTGCTTAATTTCTCAGGGTATCTTGAATGACTGTTACATCAATGTTACACttattaatttttattattattattgcaccCTTTATAGACACTGTGTTTATCCAAAGCAGTGATTCTTGCGACTGACAATCCTTCAGACAGGTGAATAAGAAAAGGTAAGCGGgccagaaaataaagaaaaaagggtGTCTTGTTTCCTCATTGTTTGCAACAATGACCTCTGGATAAAAGGCAAGTCAGTGGAGACATAAGTCAAAGGATGTGGGATGATCAGACTGAGGGAAAGCGGAAAAGTTTTGGATTACTTAAATGTAAAGGTGAAACCCAGGATCCAGCATTCAGCTTGTTTAAGTACAAGCATGCCTTCCTCTTCCCATGGCGGTACTGTATGTGCtttttacattgtgttatgttGCACCCTTTTAGTTTGAATTTGTCAAAGCATACttcaaaaaatgtgattatgatGATATTAATATGCTGCCGACTGAGGATCGCAcctatttgtatttctttttgtgGGGGAAAATATTTGAAGGAGCAAATAATTTACTCTTCTAAACTTACCACCAATTTCATCTGTTACTTTCAGTTACAGATTGTACATTGGTACTAACCACTAGCATACTGAGTTAATGCTGTAGTGTTACTTTAAATGAAGGTATTCTCACTCTACTCTCTAAGGGTTGTTGTATTTTAACTACAGAATAACAACTGTAAATGGTATTATGTTTCTCTTATTGTCCTAGATTTTAGTACTTAAATGTCTAATTATGTCTGTTTGCATCACAAGTGCCTGAGAACTATTTCAGGTGTCCGCTGATGTtgtacatgtgttgtttgttaGCTGTTTTTGTAAGTATATTTTctttagttgttgttttttaacttgTAAATAATTCgtctttttctagtttttattttagttagagCATAGAAGGCTCTACTGTACTATGTGAATGGAACGTTGTTACAATATCAATGCTGTCCAACTTTAAAAGGGTAAGAAGGGCAAAAGGgagaaatccagacccaaatctaaaagattaagggtctggcattgagtaatgaaaatggcccaactcaaGAGGcagcaccaagcatgcatttgaaaatctcactgcacgcaattggataacactacgaccaatcacaacaatacacagggtgacgtatccagagccccatacgcttagctaccagcggagctaactggtggGTTAAACTgttgtcatctgtttagctctggcccgcctatatcagatacaccgatgtgattggtgcagctcggctacaagggcatagttaatgagcatcattactgaatgccagagtgactcgctgagcaaattcaaactgtgctctcgcgagaactctggatttccagggtagagGTAGGTGCCTTTGTGAGTTACAATTAACAAATGATTTACTATCAGTTGTATTAATGCAGTGCGTCATTAAGATTAGACACAAATGTAATATACTTATAAGGCTAGTCAGAAATGGAAAGGCTCAAATTGTCCATTAGGAAAAACACCCCCTACCACCAAACTCAActatataacaatataatacaCTATGATGTGAGTGCCCTCTACAGTAAGTCAATCATTTTGCAGtatgacatttttggaaatacgcTTAATaactttcttgcagagagttcgATGAAGAGAGCAATATCACTTATGTGTACATTTAATATAAGGCTACAGCAAGGAGCCGGTTAGCTTATTTTAGCATacagactggaaacaggagaaacagttagcctggctttgtccaaaggtaacaaaatacaCAGTACATAGTACATTTAAAGCTAGCTAATTAGCATGTTATAGCATGTGTGTTTAATCTGTAAGTGTAAGAACAACAAGTTGTGGTTTACAGGGTGTTACATACCAGACTATTTATGATAGCCTGGCTTAGTCCAATAGCATAAATAGTCCAGAGCTGGTAGGCAGTTTATGTttcctttggacagagccaggctagctattCGCCTGGTTTCCACTCGTtatgttaagctaagctaacttgTTGCTGGCCAAAGCCATGTCtttatcagacagacagactaatTGAAAAgttatacaaaatgtaaattacTCTGGTAAAATAGCAATTAACAGGATTAAGGAAATGTGACATATGTTTTCAATATTAGCCATTACCACAGAATGACATTCCCTGAAAGCCCTTTTTTCATTGTACTATAACTTAGTCAACACTATCTTCAGAGTGGTGACTGTGACTGAAGATGGAGGCTTTTTCTCAGACAGTATTTAGTTTGATAGATATAAGAGATTGAATTTAGTAACAGTGAGCAGACATGCATGTACAGAAAAACCAACTGAAGGTGAACATGTCATATTGCACTTGAGCGAAACAAAGTAGCCATGCAGATGGGGGTTtgagggtggtggtggtggtggtggttgtgtgtgtgtgtgtgtgtgtgtgtgtgtgtgtgtgtgtgtgtgtgtgtgtgtgtgtgtgtgtgtgtgtgtgggtaatgTGGCTCATGGTCCACCAGTACTGAATTGTAGACATCTgagaaatactgtatgttcctTGTATAGCC includes:
- the ngfrb gene encoding nerve growth factor receptor b, which encodes MQRRYRMNSAFIAVLFGVVGALANKEECVSRQYTTSGECCVQCQPGEGVVKPCGVTQTVCAPCLDSETFSENFSHTETCQPCTVCTGPFRMKAPCTDSNDATCVCNYSYYMNTVSQRCEPCTKCPEGQGMLYSCEFDHDTMCEECTGDTYSDQESSREPCIPCTTCDDGEVLQPCTSLTDTVCPAPTVYEDAVSPTPFSSNSTPTYDDFPPDGLPPEGPTDTTTTTNGDSKEPIYHLNIKLIPIYCSILAAVVVGFVAFIIFKRWNSWKQNKQGANNCTANQNQTPSPEGEKLHSDSGISVDSQSLQEQQGQTGAHTVVTMDEEPCLLLPLHTREKVEKLLFRGNKGDDCNHMEDSDWCNLAGLLGYEEERIATFQQEEHPVRALLSDWASKDCASIDTLCTALRKINRDDIAQSLVLSPNVTKPTATSVV